The following proteins come from a genomic window of Neptunomonas concharum:
- a CDS encoding phenol hydroxylase subunit P4 — protein sequence MPVKAITPDYRGDMKDRLENFHGNQVVYVGWDHHLMFCAPFAYPLPPEMPFEALANDVMPEAFSLHPEWSKVDLKKATWLLDGLPFAPDFNQSLQAQGIGHKSVLRFCTPELKGFAGAGV from the coding sequence ATGCCAGTTAAAGCAATTACGCCGGACTATAGAGGCGATATGAAAGATAGGCTGGAAAATTTCCATGGCAACCAAGTGGTTTATGTGGGGTGGGATCACCACTTAATGTTTTGTGCGCCTTTTGCGTATCCGTTACCGCCAGAGATGCCCTTTGAAGCATTGGCTAATGATGTCATGCCTGAGGCATTCAGCCTGCACCCCGAGTGGTCAAAAGTTGATTTGAAAAAAGCAACATGGCTGTTGGATGGACTTCCTTTTGCGCCTGATTTTAATCAGTCGTTGCAAGCTCAAGGCATTGGTCACAAATCCGTACTGCGCTTTTGTACCCCTGAGCTTAAAGGATTCGCCGGCGCTGGCGTCTAA